CTCGTTGGCCATGCCGCCGAAGCCTGACCAGACCACGATCTTGGTCACTGGTACACCGCGGGCGCGTCGCGCTTCAGCGAGTCGGCCAGCATCGTGCGCTGTAGCAGCGACATGTCCTCCGGCAACGACGCAGGGTCGGTAAGCGCGACCTCAGGTGTCTCGACGGACGGTGTCGCATCGCCGCCGGTGATCCGCGCGCGGAAGCAGCAGATGTAGAACTGGTACGGCGAGATCCCCCCAAGGCTCTTGTTGTCGTAGACGCCGATGAGCCGCTCGAGCTCGGCGTGGAATCCCGTCTCCTCGTGGAGCTCTCGCAGCGCGTTCACCGACGGCGGCGATCCGACCTCGGCGTAACCGCCGGGCAGCGCCCAGCGCCCGTTGTCTGCGCGCTTGATGAGGACCACCCGGCCTGCGTCGTCGAAAGCAGCGACGGAGCAGCCGACCTTCGGGCTCGCGATGCCCACGTCCGCGAGGTAGGGCCGTTCCGGCGTGAACTCAGCGTCGATCGTCATCGAGGCCATGTCGCCACCGATCGTGAGCATCCGCTCAAAGCGGTCGCGGTCGTAGTCGTTCGTCGCGAACTCCAGTCCGGTGCGCGCCATTGCCGCGAGCTCGTGGGCCCAGAAGCGCAGCTGCTCGGAAGGACGCATGGGCCGCCCATACTAGGCGGCCTTGTCAGCGCTCTCGGGGACGCTCCTCAACGCATTCACCGTCCTCGTCGGCGGATTGCTCGGCACCGTCCTCGGCGACCGGCTCCCCGAACGCCTTCGCGAGAATGTGGTGCGCGGCGTGGGGCTGTTCACCCTGGCCATGGGCACGAAGTTCGCGATCGACACGTCGAACCTGCTCTACATGCTCGGCAGCATCCTGCTCGGCGGCGTCATCGGATCGCTGTGGGGCGTCGACCGTCGCCTGAACGATCTCGGCGCGGCGCTGCAGCGCCGCTTCGCCGCGCGCGGCCGAGGGGGCACGGTGGCCGAGGCGTTCGTGACGGCGTCGATCGTCTTCTGCGTCGGCCCGCTCACGTTCCTCGGCTCGATCCAGAACGGGCTCACCGGGGACGCGAGCCTGCTCGCGATCAAAAGCGTGCTCGATGGCTTCACCTCGATCGCCCTCGCGGCGACGCTCGGCTGGGGCGTGCTCCTCACGATCCCGCTCATCCTTCTCTATCAGGGCGGCCTCGCGCTGGGCGCGTCGGTGTTCGTCGGTCTGCTCACCGACCTGCAGCTTCGCGAGATGAGCGCCGTCGGCGGCTTGCTCATCATCGGCGTGGGGCTGAAACTGTTGAATATCCGCGACGTGAAGGTTGCGGACTACCTGCCCGCGATCCTCGTCGCGCCGCTCCTCGTGGCGGCGGTCGTTCGCGTCAAGGAGGCACTCGGACTATGAAGATCCTCGAGTTCCGCAGCGACACGTTCACGAAGCCGACGCCGGCGATGCGCCGGGCGATGGCCGAGGCCGAGGTCGGCGACGACCAGTACGGCGAGGACCCCACGGTGAACAAGCTCGAGAAGCGCTCGGCGGAGCTGGTCGGCAAGGAGGCCGGCGTCTACGTGCCGAGCGGGATGATGGGCAACCTCTGCGGCGTTCTCTCGCAGACCCAGCGCGGCGACGAGGTCATCCTCGGCGACCTCGCGCACATCTACCAGAACGAGATGGACGCCGCGTTCGTCCTCGGCGGGATCGTGCCGCGGCTCGTCCCGAACCACGACGGCCTGCCATTGCTCGATGACATCGCGACCGCGATCCGGCCGCAGGGCATGTTCGCACGGACGGCGCTGATCTGCCTCGAGAACTCGCACAACAACTGCGGCGGCACCGTGATCACGGCCGCGCAGACCAAGGAGATCTGCGACTTCGCGCACGCGCGGGGCATCCGCGTGCACCTGGACGGCGCGCGGATCTTCAACGCCGCCGCCGCGCTGGGCGTCGAGGCGAAGGAGCTGGTGCGCGATGTGGACTCCGTTCAGTTTTGCTACTCGAAGGGCCTCGCCGCGCCCGTCGGCTCCATCCTCTGCGGGACTGCGGAGACGG
This portion of the Candidatus Limnocylindria bacterium genome encodes:
- a CDS encoding NUDIX hydrolase N-terminal domain-containing protein — encoded protein: MRPSEQLRFWAHELAAMARTGLEFATNDYDRDRFERMLTIGGDMASMTIDAEFTPERPYLADVGIASPKVGCSVAAFDDAGRVVLIKRADNGRWALPGGYAEVGSPPSVNALRELHEETGFHAELERLIGVYDNKSLGGISPYQFYICCFRARITGGDATPSVETPEVALTDPASLPEDMSLLQRTMLADSLKRDAPAVYQ
- a CDS encoding DUF554 domain-containing protein, translating into MSALSGTLLNAFTVLVGGLLGTVLGDRLPERLRENVVRGVGLFTLAMGTKFAIDTSNLLYMLGSILLGGVIGSLWGVDRRLNDLGAALQRRFAARGRGGTVAEAFVTASIVFCVGPLTFLGSIQNGLTGDASLLAIKSVLDGFTSIALAATLGWGVLLTIPLILLYQGGLALGASVFVGLLTDLQLREMSAVGGLLIIGVGLKLLNIRDVKVADYLPAILVAPLLVAAVVRVKEALGL
- a CDS encoding GntG family PLP-dependent aldolase; the protein is MKILEFRSDTFTKPTPAMRRAMAEAEVGDDQYGEDPTVNKLEKRSAELVGKEAGVYVPSGMMGNLCGVLSQTQRGDEVILGDLAHIYQNEMDAAFVLGGIVPRLVPNHDGLPLLDDIATAIRPQGMFARTALICLENSHNNCGGTVITAAQTKEICDFAHARGIRVHLDGARIFNAAAALGVEAKELVRDVDSVQFCYSKGLAAPVGSILCGTAETVTKARRVRKLLGGAMRQSGIIAAAALVGLEGMRDRLVEDHRNAKALAEGLARLPGIRIDAAKVATNIVSFEVDLTWIDAGAFQQACAERGLRFSRYLGNSPRLRAVTHNDVTRADVDAALEIAAAVLSKSRTPVAAAD